The Treponema sp. J25 genome window below encodes:
- the hisG gene encoding ATP phosphoribosyltransferase: MGKLRILIPKGRIYDNVAKLFAEAGIPITLSDRTYRPSIGADWLDGKVMKPQNVGELLELGSHDAGFTGIDWIKETQSEVVEVMDLGFDRVRIVAAVPHEMDDRALRNKKIVVATEYVHLAEEWLNAQGYQYRILRTYGATEVFPPDDADMIVDNTSSGQTLKDNGLKIIGTIMESSTRFVASPKAMEDPEKRSQIEELAMLFHAVLDGREKVMLEMNVTKLRFPELVAGLPAMRSPTIAPLYGDDGYAVKIAVNKQEVPLLIPKLKRLGATDIVEYELRKVVP, encoded by the coding sequence ATGGGAAAACTGCGGATTCTTATCCCTAAAGGAAGGATCTACGATAATGTGGCAAAGCTGTTTGCCGAAGCGGGCATACCGATAACCCTGTCTGACCGGACCTATCGTCCCTCCATTGGAGCGGATTGGCTTGATGGTAAGGTGATGAAGCCCCAGAATGTGGGGGAACTCCTCGAATTGGGGAGTCATGATGCGGGGTTTACGGGTATCGACTGGATTAAAGAGACCCAATCCGAGGTGGTGGAGGTAATGGACCTGGGCTTTGATAGGGTCCGTATCGTGGCGGCGGTTCCCCATGAGATGGATGACCGGGCGCTGAGGAACAAGAAAATCGTGGTTGCCACCGAGTATGTGCACCTTGCCGAGGAATGGCTGAATGCCCAGGGTTATCAATACCGTATACTCCGGACCTATGGGGCCACCGAAGTATTCCCCCCCGACGATGCGGACATGATTGTGGACAATACCTCCTCTGGCCAAACCTTAAAGGATAATGGTCTTAAAATTATTGGTACCATCATGGAGTCCAGTACCCGTTTTGTGGCCTCTCCTAAGGCGATGGAAGATCCCGAAAAGCGCTCCCAGATTGAGGAATTGGCCATGTTGTTCCATGCGGTACTAGATGGCCGAGAAAAGGTGATGCTCGAGATGAATGTCACCAAACTTCGGTTTCCGGAACTGGTGGCAGGGCTTCCTGCCATGCGGAGTCCCACGATCGCTCCCCTTTATGGAGATGATGGCTATGCGGTAAAGATTGCGGTGAACAAACAGGAGGTTCCCCTTTTAATTCCCAAACTAAAACGACTGGGGGCTACCGATATTGTAGAGTATGAACTACGAAAGGTGGTTCCTTAA
- the hisB gene encoding imidazoleglycerol-phosphate dehydratase HisB produces MARTAEWNRKTGETDIFISLNLDGEGKAEIDCPIGFMTHMLTTFARHGLFDLTVRARGDLEVDQHHLVEDLGIVLGTVFSRALGDKGGIRRVGSCLYPMDETLARAAVDLCGRPYLVFEGALSGIPLVSGGASFQTDTVTDFWQGFVSTAACALHLDILRGRSDHHKIEALFKAAARALREAVTIDPREQHRIPSTKGVLA; encoded by the coding sequence ATGGCTCGAACGGCGGAATGGAATCGGAAAACCGGTGAAACCGATATTTTCATAAGCCTTAATCTGGATGGCGAAGGTAAGGCGGAAATCGATTGTCCCATTGGGTTTATGACCCACATGCTGACCACCTTTGCCCGGCATGGTTTGTTTGACCTCACGGTCCGTGCCCGGGGGGATCTTGAGGTGGATCAACATCACCTGGTGGAAGATCTGGGCATCGTTCTGGGAACGGTTTTTTCCCGGGCCCTGGGCGATAAAGGGGGCATCCGGCGGGTGGGCAGTTGTCTCTATCCCATGGATGAAACCCTGGCCCGGGCGGCGGTGGACCTCTGCGGTCGGCCCTACCTGGTGTTCGAAGGGGCCCTCAGCGGTATTCCCCTGGTATCGGGGGGCGCCTCCTTCCAGACCGATACGGTGACCGATTTCTGGCAGGGGTTCGTAAGCACCGCAGCTTGCGCACTCCACCTGGATATCCTCCGGGGCCGCAGTGATCACCACAAAATAGAGGCCCTGTTCAAAGCCGCCGCCCGGGCCCTGCGGGAAGCGGTTACGATTGATCCCCGGGAACAACATCGGATTCCCTCTACCAAGGGGGTCCTGGCATGA
- a CDS encoding GGDEF domain-containing protein, with product MGLDIPLPYRRLLGCPLFSTLTDLELNAVLAFLERRHFKKGEVIFTEGEEGKEMFIVLEGKIAATIQQGGKHPRTIHEFGPGEFFGEMAVIEQERRSATCTALEDSDLLVLQGIDFFRLVFEHPMISLKLLTSIGKVMSCWLDESSRYLNDLVRWGEAARHRAITDPLTGLYNRRFFEENLRNRLSHGLGGGRSLAVVMVDLDRIHEVNEHFGSRMGDLVIQEVARSFTRVLRDTDVAARLAGDEFAILLPDTDARGARVLGERLRKMVESLKILLPALEGAQDPIHPEKASPPAETPHNFIQIHTSVGIALAPRDGTTLEMLLERADGALRDAKETGRNKVVLAGDL from the coding sequence ATGGGTCTTGATATTCCTCTCCCTTATCGGCGTCTTTTAGGATGCCCCCTTTTTTCTACCCTTACGGACCTAGAACTCAACGCGGTACTGGCCTTTCTTGAGCGCCGTCATTTTAAAAAGGGAGAGGTAATTTTTACCGAAGGGGAAGAAGGAAAAGAGATGTTTATTGTCCTGGAAGGGAAAATTGCCGCTACCATCCAGCAGGGAGGAAAACATCCCCGGACGATCCATGAATTTGGCCCCGGCGAATTCTTTGGCGAGATGGCAGTCATAGAACAGGAACGGCGCTCTGCCACCTGTACCGCCCTGGAAGATTCGGATCTGTTGGTGCTGCAGGGAATCGATTTTTTTCGCCTCGTGTTTGAGCATCCCATGATATCTCTGAAGCTCCTTACTTCTATTGGAAAGGTGATGAGCTGCTGGCTTGATGAGTCTTCCCGGTATTTAAATGACCTTGTCCGCTGGGGCGAAGCCGCTCGTCACCGGGCAATTACCGACCCTCTTACGGGATTGTATAATCGCCGTTTCTTCGAAGAAAACCTTCGGAACCGCCTTTCCCATGGCCTTGGAGGCGGACGGTCTTTAGCGGTAGTGATGGTAGATTTAGACCGCATCCATGAGGTGAATGAACACTTTGGGTCCAGAATGGGCGATCTGGTTATTCAAGAGGTGGCCCGTTCTTTTACGCGGGTGCTCCGGGACACGGATGTGGCCGCCCGCCTTGCGGGGGATGAGTTTGCTATTCTTTTGCCCGATACGGATGCCAGGGGCGCCCGGGTGCTCGGAGAACGGCTGCGAAAAATGGTAGAATCCTTAAAGATCCTTCTTCCAGCCCTGGAGGGGGCCCAGGACCCAATCCATCCGGAAAAAGCCAGCCCGCCAGCAGAGACCCCTCACAATTTTATACAGATTCATACCTCCGTAGGGATAGCTCTGGCTCCCCGAGATGGTACTACTCTGGAGATGCTTCTGGAACGGGCAGACGGAGCCCTCAGGGATGCAAAAGAAACAGGTCGGAATAAAGTTGTCCTCGCAGGGGATCTTTAG
- a CDS encoding DUF6175 family protein: MYKKILWMGAGILLVGFLSCVSTPESSPASAEQQPASSGSGQTAPKSDARQRAESLITGERPASSNGTAQSNAQAAATDTATTAQSGTSTGLTTQDTGPVEPPAELTPREKQFFENYLKRLKYMVVMKEGAQVSEFQKRSILTKGNEYLLRQGYDVVQYDQLVKNMQDQRSAYEAEVGASMSLVQYIAQKLGADIYVELDCSPRSFTENNRHYGEANFTANMYDPSTAELLGSVTYRTDRSVSTSSQEDALLNALTAGTAQLMGRVVRDSVNVLRNRYANGIRYQVIIQKTPDSRAVSTFRRNLRSRVREIVMGPSAADQTIMDVYFFGSLSDLEDACYSAFEKTPGMENAYWVYTRGKTITFNTGN; this comes from the coding sequence ATGTATAAAAAGATACTCTGGATGGGAGCAGGGATACTGCTTGTGGGATTTCTTTCCTGTGTGAGTACGCCGGAAAGTTCCCCTGCTTCTGCAGAACAGCAACCTGCTTCCTCGGGAAGCGGTCAAACTGCTCCTAAGTCGGATGCCCGCCAGAGGGCCGAGTCGTTAATTACCGGGGAACGGCCCGCCTCTAGCAATGGAACCGCCCAGTCGAATGCCCAGGCCGCTGCTACCGATACGGCAACAACGGCGCAAAGCGGCACAAGCACTGGCCTTACCACCCAGGATACCGGCCCGGTGGAGCCACCAGCAGAACTTACCCCACGGGAAAAACAGTTTTTTGAAAATTATCTGAAACGGCTTAAATACATGGTGGTCATGAAAGAGGGCGCCCAGGTTTCGGAATTCCAGAAACGGTCCATCTTAACCAAGGGGAATGAATACCTGTTACGTCAGGGCTACGATGTGGTGCAATATGACCAACTAGTTAAGAATATGCAAGACCAGCGATCTGCCTACGAAGCAGAAGTAGGGGCTTCTATGTCCCTTGTTCAGTACATAGCGCAGAAACTGGGGGCCGATATATACGTCGAACTAGATTGTAGTCCCCGGTCCTTTACAGAGAACAATCGTCACTATGGGGAAGCGAATTTTACGGCCAACATGTATGATCCTTCTACGGCGGAACTCCTTGGGTCAGTAACATACCGGACCGATCGCTCGGTGAGTACCTCTTCCCAGGAGGATGCGCTCCTGAATGCTTTAACGGCGGGGACTGCTCAGCTTATGGGACGGGTGGTACGGGATTCGGTGAATGTTCTCAGGAACCGTTACGCAAACGGGATTCGCTATCAGGTTATTATTCAGAAAACTCCCGATTCCCGGGCCGTTTCTACGTTCCGGAGGAATCTCCGCAGCCGGGTGCGGGAAATTGTGATGGGGCCCAGCGCGGCGGATCAGACGATTATGGATGTATACTTCTTTGGTTCTCTTTCTGATTTGGAAGATGCCTGTTATAGTGCCTTTGAAAAGACTCCGGGAATGGAAAATGCCTATTGGGTATACACCCGGGGAAAAACTATAACTTTTAACACGGGGAATTAA
- a CDS encoding nitroreductase family protein: MIRFKGMNLFDAIAQRYSVRSFQDRPVEREKLLSIFSAVRLAPSARNAQEWRFIVVTDPALREEVAQAGGQPFLRQCPVIVVACAVTDRRLMRCGEMAYPIDVAIAIDHLTLAATAMGLGTCWIGSFDPEPVRKTLGIPPEVPVVELVALGYPAGEGPAPQNKSRLPLEEILWENGWQKPFR, from the coding sequence ATGATTAGATTCAAAGGTATGAACCTTTTTGATGCTATCGCTCAGCGATACAGTGTTCGTTCCTTTCAGGACCGGCCGGTAGAACGGGAAAAATTGCTTTCTATTTTTTCAGCCGTCCGGCTTGCGCCATCGGCCCGAAACGCCCAGGAATGGCGCTTTATCGTGGTTACCGACCCTGCCCTGCGGGAAGAGGTGGCCCAGGCGGGGGGACAGCCCTTTTTGCGGCAATGTCCCGTCATTGTGGTGGCCTGCGCGGTAACCGATCGGCGACTCATGCGGTGCGGCGAAATGGCCTATCCCATCGATGTGGCCATTGCGATAGATCATCTTACCCTCGCCGCTACCGCCATGGGACTGGGAACCTGCTGGATCGGCAGTTTTGATCCCGAACCGGTCCGAAAAACCCTCGGGATTCCGCCAGAGGTTCCGGTGGTGGAATTGGTTGCCCTGGGCTATCCGGCCGGGGAAGGACCGGCTCCGCAAAATAAGAGTCGCCTTCCCCTGGAAGAGATCCTCTGGGAAAATGGCTGGCAAAAACCATTCCGATAA
- the hisH gene encoding imidazole glycerol phosphate synthase subunit HisH codes for MIGVLQYGAGNLGSVMNALAHLGYAARFVRGPEELLSDRPPFTALIFPGDGHFATAMESLNQSGYAGAIQEWISRDRPFLGICIGLQLLFETSDEAPPVDGKEVRGLSLIPGKVKRFPGRKVPQIGWNTARTNKERGGLSLFQGLPSEGYYYFIHSYYVEPQDPSVIASWTDYYLPYCSAIERGALAAVQFHPEKSGPLGLALLDGWLRHYAQGGGRI; via the coding sequence ATGATTGGGGTATTGCAGTACGGGGCCGGAAACCTGGGGTCGGTGATGAATGCCCTGGCCCATCTGGGGTATGCCGCCCGTTTTGTCCGGGGCCCGGAGGAACTCCTCTCGGATCGTCCCCCCTTTACGGCCCTTATATTCCCCGGAGATGGCCACTTTGCGACCGCCATGGAAAGCCTGAATCAGTCTGGATATGCAGGGGCGATTCAGGAGTGGATTAGCCGGGATCGGCCCTTTCTTGGTATTTGTATTGGGCTTCAACTCCTTTTCGAAACAAGTGATGAAGCCCCTCCGGTGGATGGAAAAGAAGTCCGGGGCCTTTCGCTTATCCCGGGTAAGGTAAAACGCTTTCCGGGAAGAAAGGTTCCCCAGATTGGATGGAATACGGCCCGGACCAATAAAGAAAGAGGGGGCCTTTCCCTGTTTCAGGGGCTCCCCTCGGAAGGGTATTACTACTTTATCCATTCCTACTATGTGGAGCCCCAGGACCCTTCGGTTATTGCTTCCTGGACAGACTATTATCTTCCTTATTGTTCTGCCATTGAGCGGGGTGCCCTTGCGGCTGTGCAATTCCATCCGGAAAAGTCGGGACCGTTGGGGCTTGCTCTGCTGGATGGCTGGTTACGTCACTATGCTCAAGGAGGGGGCCGGATATAA
- a CDS encoding diguanylate cyclase: MVSQAGEQLLQKTELFVRLLPDDFQCVCTLSEELTLPPGVTLFSPGETATRFYILIRGTVRVFKRKEGREEELALFTAGDTVGDFDFARQGRYDAFAETVEETDLICFPAARFSLADITRQYPSTMARVLLQSLAMIANRIRTTQRLISRNVPWVQELQRQAFEDPGTGLWNRTFFEEELPQMLSMPVGLIMTKPDRFKVLVDSCGHSAGDEAMVKIAALLQYLVRNYGKGWALRLKSNETALVLPGCSPTILRSMAEELYQRFLQIPPVGLPDGTTFTFSATVVYGLWGEEKKDSPALWKEYAQTVYDTLMNRWQEGGNGVYPAFPC, translated from the coding sequence ATGGTATCTCAGGCAGGGGAACAGTTGTTACAAAAAACAGAACTTTTTGTCCGACTCTTACCCGATGATTTTCAGTGTGTGTGTACCCTTTCAGAGGAACTTACCCTTCCACCGGGGGTTACCCTTTTTTCTCCCGGTGAGACGGCAACCCGTTTTTATATCCTTATTCGGGGAACCGTACGGGTGTTTAAACGAAAGGAGGGAAGAGAGGAAGAACTCGCCCTTTTTACGGCGGGGGATACGGTGGGAGATTTTGATTTTGCCCGTCAGGGGCGGTATGATGCCTTTGCAGAAACGGTAGAAGAGACGGATCTGATCTGTTTCCCCGCGGCCCGCTTTTCCCTTGCGGACATTACCCGTCAGTATCCTTCTACCATGGCTCGAGTTCTCCTTCAGTCTCTGGCGATGATTGCAAATCGAATTCGAACAACCCAGCGGCTTATCTCTCGAAATGTCCCCTGGGTTCAGGAGTTGCAACGACAGGCCTTTGAGGACCCCGGTACCGGTTTATGGAACCGGACCTTTTTTGAAGAAGAGCTCCCCCAGATGCTCAGTATGCCCGTGGGGCTTATCATGACAAAGCCGGACCGCTTTAAGGTGTTGGTGGACTCCTGTGGTCATAGTGCGGGGGACGAGGCGATGGTAAAAATTGCGGCCCTTCTGCAATACCTCGTGCGGAATTACGGTAAAGGCTGGGCCCTACGCCTTAAGAGCAATGAAACAGCCCTGGTTTTACCCGGTTGTTCCCCCACTATCCTTCGGAGTATGGCGGAAGAGCTTTACCAGCGATTTCTCCAGATTCCTCCTGTTGGGTTGCCCGATGGTACTACCTTTACTTTTTCTGCCACCGTGGTGTATGGACTATGGGGGGAAGAAAAAAAAGATTCCCCTGCTCTGTGGAAGGAGTATGCCCAAACGGTGTATGATACACTTATGAACCGCTGGCAGGAGGGGGGCAATGGGGTCTACCCGGCCTTTCCCTGTTAA
- the ilvE gene encoding branched-chain-amino-acid transaminase: MAFSLNTYPIVYRARYTATGWQEEYLEKPHKTPQEEENLPEAEREKLANSRNYYDDMPLVNYTTQYGLGCFEGLKALPQKDGGLAIFRPDQNGRRFSRSMAGLLMPAFPEDRFLQAVTEVVRRNAAIGFRPHYKKEWEKDSFMTADSIYIRPFSYAEGGIGVAPSKFPYVMVITTPVSAYFSAERSRATTTNRIRATPNGTGWIKAASNYVISTLAKYEANKAGFMECIFLDAREQKYLEEGSSCNIFVYLKSGELVTPELGDTILPGITRASVIELARDMGVRVSERKLSIEEVLSEGAECFVTGTAAGVTPIESLHHQGKEVIFNGGKVGELTATLRDTLKGIQYGTLPDTKGWMLRV, translated from the coding sequence ATGGCGTTTTCGTTAAATACCTATCCTATTGTGTACCGGGCTCGATATACTGCCACTGGCTGGCAAGAAGAATATCTTGAAAAACCCCATAAAACCCCTCAGGAAGAAGAAAACCTCCCCGAGGCAGAACGGGAAAAGCTTGCGAATAGCCGAAATTACTATGATGATATGCCCCTGGTTAACTATACCACCCAGTATGGGCTTGGCTGTTTCGAAGGGCTTAAGGCGCTTCCTCAAAAAGACGGAGGGCTTGCCATTTTCCGCCCCGACCAAAACGGCCGCCGTTTTTCTCGTTCCATGGCGGGGCTCCTGATGCCAGCCTTTCCGGAAGACCGATTTTTACAGGCTGTTACAGAGGTGGTGCGAAGAAACGCAGCCATTGGTTTTCGCCCCCACTACAAAAAAGAATGGGAAAAAGATAGCTTCATGACCGCCGACTCGATATATATCCGTCCCTTTAGCTATGCAGAGGGGGGCATCGGGGTGGCTCCATCGAAATTTCCCTACGTCATGGTGATTACTACCCCTGTGAGCGCCTACTTTTCTGCTGAACGGAGCCGGGCCACTACTACCAATCGCATCCGGGCCACCCCCAATGGGACTGGCTGGATAAAAGCCGCAAGCAACTACGTTATTTCTACCCTGGCTAAGTACGAGGCAAATAAGGCGGGCTTCATGGAGTGTATCTTTTTAGATGCCCGGGAACAAAAGTACCTCGAAGAGGGTTCATCCTGCAACATTTTTGTGTACTTAAAGAGCGGGGAACTGGTAACCCCCGAATTGGGGGACACCATTCTTCCTGGTATCACCCGGGCCAGCGTGATAGAACTGGCCCGCGACATGGGAGTGCGGGTAAGCGAACGAAAGCTTTCTATAGAAGAGGTTCTTTCAGAAGGGGCCGAATGCTTCGTCACCGGCACGGCGGCGGGGGTAACCCCTATCGAAAGCCTCCACCACCAGGGAAAGGAAGTCATCTTTAATGGAGGCAAGGTGGGCGAGCTTACCGCTACCCTGCGGGATACCCTTAAGGGGATTCAGTACGGCACCCTTCCCGATACAAAGGGCTGGATGCTGCGGGTGTAA
- a CDS encoding YkgJ family cysteine cluster protein — MVVCCMDVLQPKGYKKILPAGLEGSLVAESVLALHALYEEITRAQETWKEKSPFRCPPGCGRCCETFEPDVLEVEALYLAVWMFKNQRERLGTLSFETPSSGCFLADSANPYHCTVYEGRPLICRLFAYAGDRDKKGRVRFRPCKYQEGYEGVTYGEETLLSLFRGVPPVMADYTALALGIMPAETGHRLPLRQALPSALNKVRYLLDLAAFSASSESPFRDDDTDNDGPPLDKAS, encoded by the coding sequence ATGGTGGTGTGCTGCATGGATGTATTGCAACCCAAGGGATATAAAAAAATACTGCCAGCCGGGCTCGAAGGAAGCCTGGTGGCGGAAAGTGTTCTGGCCCTGCATGCCCTGTATGAAGAGATAACCAGGGCTCAAGAAACCTGGAAGGAAAAGAGCCCCTTTCGCTGTCCCCCGGGATGTGGCCGATGTTGCGAAACCTTTGAGCCGGATGTGCTGGAAGTAGAGGCCCTGTACCTGGCGGTATGGATGTTCAAGAATCAACGGGAACGACTTGGGACTCTTTCGTTCGAAACACCTTCTTCCGGCTGTTTCCTGGCGGATTCCGCCAACCCCTATCATTGTACGGTGTATGAGGGTCGTCCCCTGATCTGCAGGCTCTTTGCCTATGCGGGAGATCGGGACAAGAAAGGCCGGGTCCGGTTCAGGCCCTGTAAATATCAGGAGGGGTACGAAGGTGTAACCTACGGAGAAGAGACCCTCCTTTCCCTCTTTAGGGGAGTGCCCCCCGTTATGGCCGATTATACTGCCCTCGCCCTTGGTATTATGCCCGCTGAAACAGGGCATCGTTTGCCGTTGCGACAGGCCCTTCCTTCTGCCCTGAATAAGGTTCGCTATCTGCTTGATCTCGCAGCCTTTTCTGCTTCTTCTGAGTCTCCCTTCCGGGATGATGATACCGACAACGACGGACCACCGCTCGATAAGGCGAGCTAA
- a CDS encoding alpha/beta fold hydrolase, translating into MTSVMATILILGGLVACSILGLSIYSYRAMFHPRIRSSEYCKNWGLEEGEYTEAIFALPWEEVEIFSPYSQSVVRGHYLDPRTIPQGSQEYSPAKKSVAGVALFVHGITWTWYGMVKYMQGFLKEGWIVLAIDLPAHGASPQGIQRCPSFGYHEKYVVDDVVAWLKKRMGNQRLPLVLVGESMGAATVLQYAPLAAPQGTSPEQWKVQAIIADCPYSSAAEELDARLKASHIPALLIPPIHWGVNVLLSFLRGYRLEDASPQNAILQSPLPIMLVHGKEDTYVPTWMSEHMAQTRKQAAVGPTELLIVPDAVHAKSAAVHPELWFPAVFRFLKDHIPGSLY; encoded by the coding sequence ATGACGAGTGTGATGGCAACGATCCTTATCCTTGGGGGTCTGGTGGCCTGTTCTATTCTGGGCCTTTCGATATATTCCTATCGGGCGATGTTTCATCCCCGTATCCGGAGTTCTGAATACTGTAAAAACTGGGGGCTCGAAGAGGGGGAATATACGGAGGCTATTTTTGCCTTGCCCTGGGAAGAGGTAGAAATTTTTTCCCCCTATAGTCAGAGCGTGGTACGAGGGCATTACCTCGACCCGCGGACCATTCCCCAGGGGTCACAGGAATATTCCCCGGCAAAAAAGTCCGTGGCTGGGGTTGCCCTCTTTGTGCATGGAATTACCTGGACCTGGTACGGCATGGTGAAATACATGCAGGGCTTCCTGAAAGAAGGATGGATTGTTCTGGCCATCGACCTTCCCGCTCATGGGGCGAGCCCCCAGGGGATTCAGCGATGTCCTTCGTTTGGATACCATGAAAAATATGTGGTAGATGATGTGGTAGCCTGGCTCAAAAAACGGATGGGAAACCAGAGGCTCCCCCTGGTTCTAGTGGGGGAATCCATGGGGGCTGCCACGGTACTGCAGTATGCCCCCCTTGCGGCACCGCAGGGGACCTCCCCGGAACAGTGGAAGGTTCAGGCCATCATTGCGGATTGTCCCTATAGTTCTGCGGCGGAAGAACTTGACGCACGTCTTAAGGCTTCCCATATACCGGCGCTGCTCATCCCCCCTATTCATTGGGGAGTTAATGTCCTTCTTTCTTTTTTGAGGGGCTATCGGCTGGAAGATGCTTCGCCGCAGAATGCCATCTTGCAGAGTCCCCTCCCTATCATGCTTGTGCATGGAAAAGAGGACACCTATGTTCCTACCTGGATGTCTGAGCACATGGCCCAGACACGAAAACAGGCCGCAGTGGGACCCACGGAACTCCTTATAGTTCCCGATGCGGTTCATGCAAAATCCGCCGCAGTCCACCCGGAACTGTGGTTCCCCGCGGTCTTTCGGTTCTTGAAAGACCACATTCCGGGCTCGCTCTATTAA
- the hisF gene encoding imidazole glycerol phosphate synthase subunit HisF: MLAKRIIPCLDVDDGRVVKGVKFEGIRDAGDPVELARRYYEQGADELTFLDIGASYKSRDTLMDVVRQVAQQVFIPLCVGGGIRSLEDMHRAMEAGADKVSVCTAALRNPGLLTEMSRAYGSQCVVLSIDAKRVVLPGSQREGELASDEPRWHAFAKGGREDTGIDAIQWAIEAVERGAGEILLNSIDADGTGAGYDLELTRRIVEAVPVPVIASGGAGTLDQIVAALDPQGGNADAALVASMLHFGKTTIQDIKTYVQQKGVIIRW, translated from the coding sequence ATGCTTGCTAAACGGATTATCCCTTGCCTCGATGTGGATGATGGGCGGGTGGTGAAGGGCGTAAAGTTTGAAGGTATCCGCGATGCGGGGGACCCGGTGGAACTGGCGCGGCGCTATTACGAACAGGGAGCCGATGAACTCACCTTCCTGGATATTGGGGCTTCCTACAAAAGCCGGGATACCCTCATGGACGTGGTTCGCCAGGTAGCCCAGCAGGTATTTATTCCCCTCTGTGTAGGCGGTGGCATTCGAAGCCTTGAGGATATGCATCGGGCCATGGAAGCGGGGGCCGATAAGGTATCGGTCTGTACCGCGGCGTTGCGGAATCCGGGGCTCCTTACCGAAATGTCCCGGGCGTACGGAAGCCAGTGTGTGGTCCTTTCTATCGATGCAAAGCGGGTGGTCCTCCCCGGGAGCCAGCGTGAAGGGGAGCTTGCTTCTGATGAACCCCGCTGGCACGCCTTTGCCAAGGGGGGCCGGGAAGATACGGGGATCGACGCCATTCAGTGGGCCATCGAAGCGGTAGAACGGGGGGCGGGAGAAATACTCCTTAATTCTATCGATGCGGATGGAACGGGGGCAGGCTATGATCTGGAATTGACCCGCCGGATTGTGGAGGCCGTGCCGGTGCCGGTGATTGCCAGTGGGGGCGCAGGAACGCTGGATCAGATTGTGGCCGCCCTGGATCCCCAGGGGGGGAATGCCGACGCCGCCCTGGTGGCGAGCATGCTCCATTTTGGAAAGACCACCATTCAGGACATAAAAACCTATGTGCAACAGAAGGGAGTAATCATTCGATGGTAG